One genomic segment of Fusobacterium nucleatum includes these proteins:
- the mrdA gene encoding penicillin-binding protein 2, translating into MKLNRYKNNDVILGDKRNGRELIFKIIVFLCFLILFLRLLYLQVLQGNEFSYLAERNQYKLVKIDSPRGKIFDSKNRLVVTNGTGYRLIYSLGREENGEYIKEIANLTDKPEEIVRKRIKYGEIFPYTKDNVLFEDLDEEKAHKLLEIVNNYPYLEVQVYSKRKYLYDTVASHTIGYVKKISEKEYEALKEEGYTPRDMIGKLGIEKTYDDLLRGRNGFKYIEVNALNKIEREVEKVKSPIVGKNLYMGINMELQQYMEEEFEKDGRSGSFVALNPKTGEIITIVSYPTYSLNTFSSQISPEEWDAISNDPRKILTNKTIAGEYPPGSTFKMISAIAFLKSGIDPKLKYNDYTGYYQVGNWKWRAWKRGGHGATDMKKSLVESANTYYYKFSDQIGYGPIVKTARDFGLGNVSGIDVPGEKKGIIPDPDWKKKRTKTVWYRGDTILLSIGQGFTLVTPIQLAKAYTFLANRGWAYEPHVVSKIEDLQTGKIETVTTQKTVIEDYPESYYETINDALIATVEQSNGTTKIMKNPYVKVAAKSGSAQNPHSKLTHAWVAGYFPADKDPEVVFVCLLEGAGGGGVMAGGMAKKFLDKYLEVEKGIEPIQYTPHIEPKTTNSTIQTSENQENENSGEGMGEERENEERETGETSASEGEQN; encoded by the coding sequence ATGAAGCTTAATAGATACAAAAATAATGATGTAATACTAGGAGATAAAAGAAATGGTAGAGAATTAATATTTAAAATAATAGTTTTCTTATGTTTTTTAATACTTTTTTTAAGGCTATTATATCTTCAAGTTTTACAAGGAAATGAATTTTCATATTTAGCAGAAAGAAATCAATATAAATTAGTAAAAATAGACTCACCTAGAGGAAAAATTTTTGACTCAAAAAATAGATTAGTTGTAACAAATGGTACGGGTTATAGACTTATTTATTCTTTAGGAAGAGAAGAAAATGGCGAATATATAAAAGAAATTGCAAATTTAACAGACAAGCCAGAAGAAATCGTTAGAAAAAGAATTAAGTATGGAGAAATATTTCCATACACAAAAGATAATGTACTTTTTGAAGATTTAGATGAAGAAAAAGCACATAAATTACTAGAAATTGTAAATAATTATCCGTATCTAGAAGTACAAGTTTATTCAAAAAGAAAATATCTATATGATACAGTAGCCTCTCATACAATAGGTTATGTTAAGAAAATTTCTGAAAAAGAGTATGAAGCTTTAAAAGAAGAAGGCTATACCCCAAGAGATATGATAGGTAAATTAGGAATAGAAAAAACCTATGATGACCTTTTGAGAGGAAGAAATGGTTTTAAATATATAGAAGTAAATGCATTAAATAAAATAGAAAGAGAAGTAGAAAAAGTAAAAAGTCCTATTGTTGGTAAGAATTTATATATGGGTATAAATATGGAATTACAACAATATATGGAAGAAGAGTTTGAAAAAGATGGTAGAAGTGGTTCATTTGTAGCATTGAATCCAAAAACAGGTGAAATAATAACCATTGTAAGCTATCCCACTTATTCATTAAATACATTTAGTTCACAAATTTCACCAGAAGAATGGGATGCTATATCAAATGACCCAAGAAAGATTCTAACAAACAAGACTATTGCTGGAGAATATCCTCCTGGTTCAACATTTAAAATGATATCAGCTATTGCTTTTTTAAAAAGTGGTATAGATCCTAAATTAAAATATAATGACTATACAGGTTACTATCAAGTGGGAAATTGGAAATGGAGAGCTTGGAAAAGAGGAGGACATGGAGCAACAGATATGAAAAAATCACTTGTAGAATCAGCTAACACTTACTACTATAAGTTTTCTGATCAAATTGGTTATGGACCAATAGTAAAAACAGCAAGAGATTTTGGATTAGGAAATGTATCTGGAATAGATGTCCCTGGAGAAAAGAAAGGAATTATTCCTGATCCAGATTGGAAAAAGAAAAGAACAAAGACTGTTTGGTATAGAGGAGATACAATACTTCTTTCAATAGGACAAGGTTTTACACTTGTAACACCAATCCAATTAGCAAAAGCATATACATTTTTAGCTAATAGAGGTTGGGCATATGAGCCACATGTAGTTTCAAAAATAGAAGATTTACAAACTGGAAAGATAGAAACAGTAACTACTCAAAAAACTGTTATAGAGGATTATCCTGAATCATATTATGAAACTATAAATGATGCATTAATAGCAACTGTTGAACAAAGTAATGGAACAACAAAAATAATGAAAAATCCTTATGTAAAAGTTGCTGCAAAAAGTGGTTCTGCACAAAATCCACATTCTAAATTAACACATGCTTGGGTGGCAGGATATTTTCCAGCTGATAAAGATCCTGAAGTTGTTTTTGTGTGCTTATTAGAAGGAGCAGGTGGAGGAGGAGTAATGGCAGGAGGGATGGCAAAAAAATTTCTAGATAAATATCTAGAAGTAGAAAAAGGTATAGAACCTAT
- a CDS encoding LytR C-terminal domain-containing protein yields MATKKKKKKKGRAPVLVIVLAIILAIILYFNFRGNNIKLSKDERVLIIGKQNLYAVYEDKLAVKIPFELYIDSDETVEDLVDSQNYENVLEKINSVVPEKLTRYTVIKSGEIKLDVENARNIPETNIGDRRYILTSSVYAMFKDLYHEKNTVDELNENILVDVLNANGIGGYARKTGELIKTTLGMKYNAANYETTQDQSYVVLNDISKEKAAEILDKLPEKYFKIKNKSSIPTLANIVVIIGSEKQINFKIDIYANQEKLKEASEKLKKAGYGSISSQPEKEEIEQSIIEYNKEDYFIALKIAKILEISDMVENSDLENKIGITIK; encoded by the coding sequence ATGGCAACCAAAAAGAAGAAAAAGAAAAAAGGTCGTGCACCTGTACTTGTAATAGTTCTAGCAATAATTTTAGCAATTATTTTATATTTTAATTTTAGAGGAAATAATATAAAATTATCAAAAGATGAAAGAGTATTAATTATAGGAAAACAAAATTTATATGCGGTGTATGAAGATAAATTAGCAGTTAAAATTCCTTTTGAACTTTATATTGATAGTGATGAAACAGTGGAAGATTTGGTAGATAGCCAAAATTATGAAAATGTCTTAGAAAAGATAAATTCTGTTGTACCTGAAAAACTTACAAGATACACAGTTATAAAAAGTGGAGAAATAAAACTAGATGTTGAAAATGCAAGAAATATCCCTGAAACAAATATAGGTGATAGAAGATATATACTAACTTCAAGTGTTTATGCTATGTTTAAAGATTTATATCATGAGAAGAACACTGTTGATGAATTAAATGAAAATATCCTAGTTGATGTATTAAATGCTAATGGTATAGGTGGTTATGCTAGAAAAACAGGAGAGCTTATTAAAACTACTTTAGGCATGAAATATAATGCTGCCAACTATGAAACAACACAAGATCAAAGTTATGTAGTTTTAAATGATATATCTAAAGAAAAAGCAGCAGAAATATTGGATAAACTACCAGAAAAATATTTTAAAATAAAAAATAAATCATCAATTCCAACTTTGGCAAATATAGTTGTTATAATTGGAAGTGAAAAACAAATTAATTTCAAGATAGATATTTATGCAAATCAAGAAAAATTAAAAGAAGCAAGTGAAAAATTAAAAAAAGCAGGATATGGAAGTATAAGTAGCCAGCCTGAAAAAGAAGAGATAGAGCAATCTATTATAGAATATAATAAAGAAGATTATTTTATAGCACTAAAGATTGCAAAAATCTTAGAAATTTCTGATATGGTTGAAAATAGTGACTTAGAAAATAAAATAGGTATAACTATAAAGTAG
- the mtaB gene encoding tRNA (N(6)-L-threonylcarbamoyladenosine(37)-C(2))-methylthiotransferase MtaB, whose translation MSFSKKVAFHTLGCKVNQYETESIKNQLIKRGYKEVPFEDKSDIYIINSCTVTSIADRKTRNMLRRAKKINPDAKVIVTGCYAQTNSREILEIEDVDFVIDNKNKSNIVNFVGAIEDISFEREKNGNIFQEKEYQEYEFATLREMTRAYVKIQDGCNHFCSYCKIPFARGKSRSRKKENILKEIEKLVEDGFKEIILIGIDLSAYGEDFEEKDSFESLLEAILKVKDLKRVRIGSVYPDKITDKFIELFKNKNLMPHLHISLQSCDDTVLKNMRRNYGSSLIRKNLLELKSKIENMEFTADVIVGFPKEDETMFQNTYDVIKEIEFSGLHIFQYSDREGTIASNMDGKVDAKTKKQRADRLDNLKQEMIVDSRKKYLEKSLEVLVEEEKAGEYFGYSQNYLRVKFKSNEKNLVNKLINIKIKCLENDMLIGEKEM comes from the coding sequence ATGAGTTTCTCTAAAAAAGTTGCTTTTCATACCTTAGGTTGTAAGGTCAATCAATATGAAACAGAAAGTATAAAAAATCAACTTATTAAAAGAGGATATAAAGAAGTTCCTTTTGAAGATAAATCAGATATATATATAATAAATTCTTGTACTGTTACAAGCATAGCAGATAGAAAAACTAGAAATATGCTAAGAAGAGCTAAAAAAATAAATCCTGATGCTAAGGTTATAGTTACAGGATGCTATGCACAGACAAATAGTAGGGAAATTTTAGAAATAGAAGATGTAGATTTTGTTATAGATAATAAAAATAAGAGTAATATAGTGAACTTCGTGGGGGCTATTGAAGATATAAGTTTTGAAAGAGAAAAAAATGGAAACATTTTTCAAGAGAAAGAGTATCAGGAATATGAATTTGCTACTCTTAGAGAGATGACAAGAGCCTATGTAAAAATACAAGATGGTTGTAACCATTTTTGTTCATATTGTAAGATACCTTTTGCTAGGGGAAAAAGTAGATCAAGAAAAAAAGAAAATATTTTAAAAGAAATAGAAAAATTAGTAGAAGATGGTTTTAAAGAAATAATATTAATAGGTATAGATTTAAGTGCCTATGGAGAAGATTTTGAAGAAAAAGATAGTTTTGAGTCTTTACTTGAAGCAATTTTAAAAGTTAAAGATTTAAAAAGAGTTAGAATAGGTTCTGTTTATCCAGATAAAATAACTGATAAATTTATAGAGCTATTTAAAAATAAGAATTTAATGCCTCACCTTCACATATCTTTACAATCTTGTGATGATACTGTTTTAAAAAATATGAGAAGGAATTATGGAAGTTCACTTATTAGGAAAAATTTATTAGAACTAAAATCTAAGATAGAAAATATGGAATTTACAGCAGATGTAATTGTAGGTTTTCCTAAGGAAGATGAAACTATGTTCCAAAATACTTATGATGTAATAAAAGAAATAGAGTTTTCAGGTTTGCATATTTTTCAATATTCTGATAGAGAAGGAACCATCGCAAGTAATATGGATGGAAAGGTTGACGCTAAAACTAAAAAACAAAGAGCTGATAGACTTGATAATTTAAAGCAGGAAATGATAGTAGATAGTAGAAAAAAATACTTAGAAAAAAGTTTAGAAGTTTTAGTTGAAGAAGAAAAAGCAGGCGAATATTTTGGTTATTCTCAAAACTATTTAAGAGTTAAATTTAAGTCAAATGAAAAAAATCTAGTAAATAAACTAATAAATATAAAAATAAAATGTCTGGAAAATGATATGTTAATTGGTGAAAAGGAGATGTAA
- a CDS encoding 16S rRNA (uracil(1498)-N(3))-methyltransferase, whose product MLSVVVTEVYDDFILVIDTGDINHIKNVFRKVKGDKIRAVDGANEYLCEIENIEDKEIKLKILERIEDKFSLDIEVDAGISILKGDKMDLTIQKLTELGINKIIPISVKRCVVKLDKKKDRWNTISKEALKQCQGVVPTVIDEIKKIDKLNFKDYDLILVPYENEKEIFIKEILRDLKIKPSKILYIIGAEGGFEKEEIDYLKENGAKIISLGKRILRAETAAIVTGGVIINEFL is encoded by the coding sequence TTGTTAAGTGTTGTTGTAACAGAAGTTTATGATGATTTTATTTTAGTTATTGATACTGGTGATATAAATCATATAAAAAATGTTTTTAGAAAAGTAAAAGGAGATAAAATTAGAGCTGTTGATGGAGCTAATGAATATCTTTGTGAAATAGAAAACATAGAAGATAAAGAAATTAAATTAAAAATTTTAGAAAGAATAGAAGATAAATTTTCCTTAGATATAGAAGTAGATGCAGGTATTTCAATATTAAAAGGAGATAAAATGGATTTAACTATTCAAAAATTAACTGAGTTAGGAATAAACAAAATCATTCCAATTTCAGTCAAAAGATGTGTAGTCAAATTAGATAAGAAAAAAGATAGATGGAATACAATATCAAAAGAAGCACTAAAACAATGTCAAGGAGTTGTTCCTACAGTTATTGATGAAATAAAAAAAATTGACAAACTAAATTTTAAAGATTATGATTTAATTTTAGTTCCTTATGAGAATGAAAAAGAAATATTTATAAAAGAAATTTTAAGAGATTTAAAAATAAAACCATCAAAGATTCTATATATAATAGGAGCAGAGGGTGGTTTTGAAAAAGAAGAAATTGATTATTTAAAAGAAAACGGAGCTAAAATAATAAGTCTTGGAAAAAGAATATTAAGGGCAGAAACAGCAGCAATAGTGACAGGAGGAGTAATAATAAATGAGTTTCTCTAA
- a CDS encoding RrF2 family transcriptional regulator produces the protein MKVNTKVRYGLKALAYIAENSTDKKLVRIKEISEDQDISVQYLEQILFKLKNENIIEGKRGPTGGYKLAIKAEKIDLYMIYRILDDEEKVIDCNETGEGKVHNCSEVGCGDTCIWSKLDNAMTKILSETSLQDFINNGKRI, from the coding sequence ATGAAAGTGAACACAAAAGTTAGATATGGATTGAAAGCTCTAGCATATATCGCTGAAAATTCTACTGATAAAAAATTAGTTAGAATTAAAGAGATATCAGAAGATCAAGATATATCAGTTCAATATTTGGAGCAGATACTTTTTAAATTGAAAAATGAAAATATTATTGAAGGAAAGAGAGGGCCAACTGGAGGATATAAATTAGCAATAAAAGCTGAAAAAATAGACTTATATATGATTTATAGAATCCTAGATGATGAAGAAAAGGTTATAGATTGTAATGAAACAGGAGAAGGTAAAGTGCATAATTGTAGTGAAGTGGGTTGTGGAGATACTTGTATCTGGAGTAAACTAGATAATGCTATGACAAAAATTTTATCTGAAACATCTCTACAAGATTTTATTAACAATGGAAAAAGAATATAG
- the ruvB gene encoding Holliday junction branch migration DNA helicase RuvB — MERIISELEMPNEIEIQKSLRPKSFDEYIGQENLKEKMSISIKAAQKRNMVVDHILLYGPPGLGKTTLAGVIANEMKANLKITSGPILEKAGDLAAILTSLEENDILFIDEIHRLNSTVEEILYPAMEDGELDIIIGKGPSAKSIRIELPPFTLIGATTRAGLLSAPLRDRFGVSHKMEYYNENEIKSIITRGAKILGVKIDEDGAIEISKRSRGTPRIANRLLKRVRDYCEIKGNGTIDKLSAKNALDMLGVDSNGLDDLDRNIINSIIENYDGGPVGIETLSLLLGEDRRTLEEVYEPYLVKIGFLKRTNRGRVVTPKGYQHFKKVEVKI, encoded by the coding sequence GTGGAAAGAATTATAAGTGAACTTGAAATGCCTAATGAGATTGAAATCCAGAAATCATTGAGGCCTAAAAGTTTTGATGAATATATAGGACAAGAAAATTTAAAAGAAAAAATGAGTATTTCTATAAAAGCAGCTCAAAAAAGAAATATGGTAGTAGACCATATTTTACTTTATGGACCACCTGGTTTAGGAAAAACAACCTTAGCAGGTGTTATTGCAAATGAAATGAAAGCAAATTTAAAAATAACATCAGGACCTATACTTGAAAAAGCAGGAGATTTGGCTGCAATTTTAACTTCATTAGAAGAAAATGATATTTTATTTATAGATGAAATACACAGACTTAATAGTACAGTTGAAGAAATTTTATATCCTGCTATGGAAGATGGGGAACTTGATATCATTATAGGAAAAGGACCTTCTGCAAAATCAATAAGAATTGAGTTACCACCTTTTACTTTAATTGGAGCTACTACAAGGGCAGGTCTTTTAAGTGCACCTTTAAGAGATAGATTTGGTGTCAGTCATAAGATGGAATATTACAATGAAAATGAGATTAAATCTATTATTACAAGAGGGGCAAAAATTTTAGGAGTAAAAATTGATGAAGACGGAGCAATAGAAATTTCAAAAAGAAGTAGAGGAACTCCTAGAATAGCTAATAGACTTTTAAAAAGAGTCAGAGATTATTGTGAAATTAAGGGAAACGGAACAATAGATAAGTTAAGTGCCAAAAATGCCTTAGATATGTTAGGTGTTGATAGCAATGGTTTAGATGACTTGGATAGAAATATTATTAACTCCATAATTGAAAATTATGATGGAGGACCTGTTGGTATTGAAACTCTATCTCTTTTATTAGGAGAAGATAGAAGAACTTTGGAAGAGGTTTATGAGCCTTATTTAGTTAAAATTGGATTTTTGAAAAGAACAAATAGAGGTAGAGTAGTAACTCCCAAAGGATACCAACACTTTAAGAAAGTTGAGGTAAAAATATGA
- a CDS encoding DUF445 domain-containing protein, producing the protein MKQLLVMILISGAIGWITNWVAIKMLFRPHREINFGLFKIQGLIPKRKAEIGSGIANIIQNELISVKDVISNIDREEFSKRLNKLIDEVLNKNLKKKVKEKFPFLQVFFTDKVAKDIGNAIKSIIMENQEKIFEIFSNYAEENIDFEIIISDKISNFSLDKLEEIITLLAKKELKHIEVIGAVLGMIIGAVQYLITLIVI; encoded by the coding sequence ATGAAACAGTTATTAGTAATGATTTTAATCTCAGGTGCAATAGGTTGGATAACAAACTGGGTTGCAATAAAAATGTTATTTAGACCACATAGAGAAATAAATTTTGGCTTATTTAAAATACAAGGTTTAATTCCAAAAAGAAAAGCAGAGATTGGAAGTGGCATTGCAAATATTATTCAGAATGAGCTAATTTCTGTAAAAGATGTTATTTCAAATATTGATAGAGAAGAATTTTCTAAAAGATTGAATAAATTAATTGATGAGGTATTAAATAAAAATTTAAAGAAAAAAGTGAAAGAGAAGTTTCCATTTCTCCAAGTGTTTTTTACTGATAAAGTGGCAAAAGATATTGGAAATGCTATAAAAAGTATAATTATGGAAAATCAAGAAAAGATATTTGAGATTTTTTCTAATTATGCAGAAGAAAATATTGATTTTGAAATTATAATTTCAGATAAAATTTCAAATTTTTCTTTGGATAAGCTAGAGGAAATTATAACTCTTTTAGCAAAAAAAGAATTAAAACATATTGAAGTTATAGGTGCTGTATTGGGTATGATAATTGGAGCAGTACAATATTTAATTACTCTAATAGTAATATAA
- the cysK gene encoding cysteine synthase A encodes MLANSVIDLIGNTPLVKINNIDTFGNEIYVKLEGSNPGRSTKDRIALKMIEEAEKKGLIDKDTVIIEATSGNTGIGLAMICAVKNYKLKIVMPDTMSVERIQLMRAYGTEVILTDGSLGMKACLEKLEELKKNEKKYFVPDQFTNMNNPKAHYENTAEEILKDLNNKVDVFICGTGTGGSFSGTAKKLKEKLPNIKTFPVEPASSPLLSKGYIGPHKIQGMGMSIGGIPAVYDGSLADNILVCEDDDAFKMMRELSFKEGILGGISTGATFKAALDYSKENANKGLKIVVLSTDSGEKYLSNTCDL; translated from the coding sequence ATGTTAGCAAATTCTGTTATTGATTTAATTGGAAACACTCCATTAGTAAAAATTAATAATATTGATACTTTTGGAAATGAAATATATGTAAAATTAGAAGGTTCAAATCCTGGTAGAAGCACAAAAGATAGAATTGCCTTAAAAATGATTGAAGAAGCTGAAAAAAAAGGTTTAATTGATAAAGATACTGTTATTATAGAAGCTACAAGTGGAAATACTGGAATTGGTCTTGCTATGATATGTGCAGTTAAAAACTATAAATTAAAAATTGTTATGCCTGATACTATGAGTGTAGAAAGAATACAACTTATGAGAGCTTATGGAACTGAGGTTATATTAACTGATGGCTCTCTTGGAATGAAGGCTTGTTTAGAAAAATTAGAAGAACTTAAAAAGAATGAAAAAAAATATTTTGTTCCTGATCAGTTCACTAATATGAATAATCCAAAAGCTCACTATGAAAATACTGCTGAAGAAATTTTAAAAGATTTGAATAATAAAGTGGATGTATTTATTTGTGGAACAGGAACAGGTGGTAGTTTTTCTGGAACTGCTAAAAAACTTAAAGAAAAATTGCCTAATATAAAAACTTTCCCTGTTGAACCTGCTTCATCACCATTACTTTCAAAAGGGTACATAGGACCTCATAAAATTCAAGGTATGGGAATGAGTATAGGTGGTATTCCAGCAGTTTACGATGGAAGTTTAGCGGATAATATTTTAGTTTGTGAAGATGATGATGCTTTTAAAATGATGAGAGAATTAAGTTTTAAAGAAGGTATTTTAGGTGGAATTTCTACGGGTGCTACTTTTAAAGCTGCTCTTGACTATTCAAAAGAAAATGCTAATAAAGGTTTGAAAATAGTCGTTCTTTCTACTGATTCAGGTGAAAAATATTTATCTAATACTTGTGACTTATAA